The nucleotide sequence TATCTTGCACGGCCATGTGCTGTTATTGCGCGACAAGAACAGTTCGCCTTCTGTTCTTCGAGCTGGCATGATGTGATCTCGCCTACAACGCATACGCGcactttcttcttctcccggGCTGGTGCCATGGCATTgcaaaaggaaagagggagagggagaggcgttACTCGCAGGGTTAACGTTACAAAGGGTGGCGAATACACGACgacaaaaagagaggaagcggaggggggtgggtgggtgggtggggcagTAGGCGGTGCTGGGGATGAGGCGGCCAGCCAAAGACTAAGGTGGTGCTTCAAACACAtgatgagctgctgctgctgcttcggttACTGAGTTTCcgagcgcagcaacagcagcagcagcacagggtTTCCACCACCAACATCTCACACAGTGCAACTAGATTTGTAGTGTCAAGATCTTCTTTGCGTGTTCCTCCAGCGACTTTCGGATCGTTGTCTCAAAGAGCTCCTGGGCGCCCTGCTCCGCGCACTTGAGCAGCCGCGCCACCGAGTCGGGAGGTAGCCGCGAAGTTGTCTCCAGCCAGATGATGTTCCGCGTGTCGTGTCCCGTGAACGCTGCCACAATCACTGGGCACTGAGAGCGCAGCTCGTCGTTTGCCAGGTCTATCAGCATGTGCTCGTCCAGAAGCCCTACACTGATGCAACACACCACGTCCCGCATGGCAACGTTTGCGTCGACCAGGGCGAGGCATGCTGCATTGATGCACGCGACCTTCTCGTTCCCATCCTGTTGAAGGACCTCGATGTAAATGTGAATCTGCGAGTTGGGGTActgggagaggaggatgacGGAGCGGGCCACTTgaacgacggcagcgtcgatgTCCTCCGAGAGCTTGCTACGCCGCTGCGGATTGCGACGGCTTTCTCCAGCGAAAGCGGCAACAGCCACCTCGCACGTGACAAGCACCTTATCGTGCTTTGCCTCTTGCTTGTGAAGTGATTCTCGCGGCCCAAAGATGGATGCACACACCTTCGATTGCCCAACTGTGATGTCGCAACTGCCGTCACAGGCGGAAAGCGTGCCGAATACGATGTCCATGCGCCGTGCCTCCAGTGGACGACGGCCGTCCAGGCGAAGACCTGCTGGACTGACGTACTCCTTTTGGCGAGACATACGgctgtttgcttctcttgtgttgcggtttttcctctctcatTATGCAGTGAGGTTGTGGTGGTGAAcgcaggcagaggagggggatgacGGTGTGAGGTGCAAAAGGGAGAACAGTAATAGGAGGCTGGAAAGGGGGATGCGGGGTATGAGGCATGGCCCTGGGTGTGCATGCCCCCAGCGACAAGCACGATTAAGAAAGCGAGGGGGCTGGAAAGGAAGCGCGAAGAAAGGCGCAGCATGGCCTACAATTCTTTTCCCGCGCGGAGAGAATGACCGTGCTCAAGCTCCAGACCTAACGTCGAATTCAACACCTGTATTGACAGCAGCGACTTCGTAAGCAGAGGTTTCCCTACAagacagaaagaggggcTTATTTTTTCGATTGACCTAATGTGTGTCTGGGTCTGTGTGTCAACGACTGAAGCAGATCATTGAAGGTAACGAAAGGCGGAGAAATCTGCGTAGCAAAGCTGacgctttttctctctctctctctcggtgtgttGCGTAGCAGTTGCGCAACGACAGCAGATGAACGCTCGTTGTGCACGTTGGTATCTCGGGCCGTGTGGTTTTAACCCGTGCCGCCATCGTCCCGCGTCGCTGTTTCTGTCTGGACACCCAGCATACGGTAAGCGTGTGCTATCGTGCAATTCTCATGTTGTGCGACCAAGCCGATCAGTTCCTGTCCGAGGTCTTTGGCGGCGTTATAGCGGTGAAAAAGCTCGGTAAACGGCAACGTTGACAGCTCCCAGCAGAGAAGCTGGTAGGGCGTTGCGATTTCCTCTTCCACTGGCATATTCCTTGTGAGTTTGCTGCTAAAAGGCTAGGCACACGGCCTTCCTGATTGTTGGAGGCGCTAGAGGTGACAAGAGGATTGTGTGGTCAGGGAGGTAGAGAGCGAGCGATGTGAGGCGTGACGGTGGCGTTCGTCGGCAAGGAGGGGTggcaaacaaaacaaaaaagggagcAACCCCCCTCATATAGTGTCATTTCGGGACGCACTCTGTACGTGTGCCCCCTGCGCAGACATGGCCGCCACTCATGGTCCTATGCACTTCTTACCTTCCCTCGAGGTGCAACCAAGATtggggaaaaagg is from Leishmania panamensis strain MHOM/PA/94/PSC-1 chromosome 35 sequence and encodes:
- a CDS encoding exosome complex exonuclease RRP41, putative (TriTrypDB/GeneDB-style sysID: LpmP.35.3090), with amino-acid sequence MSRQKEYVSPAGLRLDGRRPLEARRMDIVFGTLSACDGSCDITVGQSKVCASIFGPRESLHKQEAKHDKVLVTCEVAVAAFAGESRRNPQRRSKLSEDIDAAVVQVARSVILLSQYPNSQIHIYIEVLQQDGNEKVACINAACLALVDANVAMRDVVCCISVGLLDEHMLIDLANDELRSQCPVIVAAFTGHDTRNIIWLETTSRLPPDSVARLLKCAEQGAQELFETTIRKSLEEHAKKILTLQI